One genomic window of Gracilinema caldarium DSM 7334 includes the following:
- a CDS encoding HPr family phosphocarrier protein: MNRKTYTIINPTGFHTRPARLFVDTANEQFPDCQVTVIKGDKVINGKSLLHMLTLGVKYQEQVTLEISGDEEDKAQEVLGAFFEAIHHE, from the coding sequence ATGAATCGTAAAACCTATACCATTATAAATCCTACGGGGTTCCATACCCGGCCTGCCCGCCTCTTTGTGGATACTGCAAACGAACAGTTTCCTGATTGTCAAGTTACGGTTATTAAAGGGGACAAGGTGATTAATGGCAAAAGTCTTCTGCACATGCTTACCCTGGGTGTGAAATATCAGGAACAGGTAACCCTGGAAATATCAGGAGATGAAGAAGATAAAGCCCAGGAAGTCCTCGGCGCTTTCTTTGAGGCTATTCATCATGAATAA
- the ptsP gene encoding phosphoenolpyruvate--protein phosphotransferase, producing the protein MTVTLQGIPASPGVAIGPVYFIEPTKTTQQQSPELCANSPEVEWQHFTKALEQAKEQVTFLRDKTQAELGTEKAEIFASHLSILRDPEFLAEIRKKISDEHKSAVMAVKETGDLFIELLRQVQDELFMGRINDIEDIVHRLVQNIQGDELGTLHLQQPSIVAAKDLTPSETASLDRAMVLAFITEGGSALSHSSILARSLGIPAVVGLGPLPDLHEGSSIIVDGITGTVIINPHADILSEYEQKRSAYIEEQSLIRHYAGKPSVTRDGVPIEIAANIGSLQDLDGVLTNGADGIGLFRTEFMFMDRPSMPSEDEQFEVYKFVLQRMKGKPVVIRTLDVGGDKQIPYIELEQEANPFLGVRAIRLCLQKETLFRTQIRALLRASSFGKLRILLPMIATLEELRAAKKIIAEETTYLQQSGISISDSWELGIMIEIPSAALLANHFAQEVDFFSVGTNDLTQYTMAADRMNRSLTYLHQGLTPAVLQLIELAAKAARAHGIWIGVCGELAGDPELFPLFIGLGITELSMGSASIPKIRSRLAHITLHEAAQWASQASTMESSEAIYTYMKGVLS; encoded by the coding sequence ATGACTGTTACCTTGCAGGGGATTCCTGCTTCCCCGGGAGTGGCCATAGGGCCAGTTTATTTCATCGAACCAACCAAAACTACACAACAACAGAGCCCAGAGCTCTGTGCGAATAGTCCGGAAGTGGAGTGGCAACATTTTACAAAAGCTTTGGAACAGGCCAAAGAACAGGTTACATTCTTACGGGATAAGACACAAGCAGAATTAGGTACCGAAAAAGCAGAAATATTTGCGAGTCATCTTTCGATTTTACGGGATCCTGAGTTTTTGGCGGAGATTAGAAAAAAAATTTCTGATGAACACAAAAGCGCAGTCATGGCTGTAAAAGAAACGGGGGACCTGTTTATTGAACTTTTACGCCAGGTGCAGGATGAACTCTTTATGGGGCGTATCAATGATATAGAGGATATTGTGCATCGTCTTGTTCAAAATATCCAGGGTGATGAGCTAGGAACCCTGCATTTACAGCAACCTTCGATTGTTGCAGCGAAAGATCTGACCCCTTCTGAAACTGCCTCATTGGATCGAGCTATGGTGCTTGCCTTTATTACTGAAGGAGGCAGTGCACTGTCTCATTCAAGTATTCTGGCCCGTTCGTTAGGAATTCCTGCGGTTGTTGGATTAGGCCCCCTGCCAGACCTTCATGAAGGGAGCTCTATTATTGTAGATGGAATAACCGGCACAGTGATTATCAATCCTCATGCGGATATCCTTTCAGAATATGAACAGAAACGCAGTGCCTATATCGAAGAACAGTCACTGATTCGTCATTATGCAGGGAAGCCTTCGGTAACCAGAGATGGTGTACCGATAGAAATCGCCGCCAATATCGGTAGCTTACAAGATTTGGATGGGGTGCTGACCAATGGGGCCGATGGCATAGGACTTTTCAGAACCGAATTCATGTTTATGGACCGGCCATCCATGCCATCTGAAGATGAGCAGTTCGAGGTTTATAAATTTGTTTTACAGCGGATGAAGGGCAAACCAGTAGTCATCCGGACTCTCGATGTAGGGGGAGATAAGCAGATTCCCTATATAGAGCTTGAACAAGAAGCAAATCCATTCCTTGGAGTTCGGGCAATCCGGCTTTGCCTACAGAAAGAAACGCTCTTTCGGACCCAGATCCGGGCTCTGCTCAGAGCCAGTAGCTTTGGAAAGCTCAGAATTTTACTTCCTATGATCGCAACCCTTGAAGAGTTAAGGGCGGCTAAAAAGATCATTGCAGAAGAAACTACATATTTACAACAAAGTGGCATATCCATTTCCGATTCCTGGGAATTGGGTATAATGATAGAAATTCCCTCCGCGGCTCTCCTGGCAAATCATTTTGCCCAAGAGGTTGATTTCTTCAGCGTAGGTACCAATGATTTAACCCAATACACCATGGCCGCTGATCGTATGAACCGGTCCCTGACGTACCTGCATCAGGGTTTAACTCCTGCGGTTTTACAGCTTATAGAGCTGGCCGCGAAAGCTGCACGAGCTCATGGCATCTGGATCGGTGTATGTGGAGAACTCGCAGGAGATCCGGAACTCTTTCCCCTCTTTATCGGGCTGGGTATTACTGAACTTAGTATGGGTTCTGCATCAATTCCTAAGATTCGATCCCGTTTAGCTCATATCACCTTACATGAGGCAGCCCAATGGGCTTCGCAGGCAAGCACAATGGAAAGTTCTGAAGCAATTTATACCTATATGAAAGGAGTTTTATCATGA
- a CDS encoding PTS sugar transporter subunit IIA — MYEAMLSENNIRLNACFTSKDEAIRACGELLLKTGYIEPGYVDAMVQRDSISTTYVGNGVAVPHGTEAAKPLVKKTGLAIIQVPGGVDFGKGRIAKLLIAVAAQGNEHIDLLTNIAQICIDDAKLNKMLKAQSTKEIMDVIRTMEKQ; from the coding sequence ATGTATGAAGCGATGCTTTCAGAAAACAACATTAGATTGAATGCTTGTTTTACCAGTAAGGATGAAGCAATCCGTGCGTGCGGGGAACTGCTGTTAAAGACGGGGTATATAGAACCGGGATATGTTGATGCAATGGTCCAGCGGGACAGTATCTCAACGACCTATGTTGGGAATGGTGTGGCGGTGCCCCATGGAACCGAAGCTGCTAAACCCCTGGTGAAAAAGACTGGATTAGCGATTATTCAGGTTCCTGGAGGTGTCGATTTTGGCAAGGGCCGGATAGCAAAATTGCTTATTGCTGTGGCCGCTCAAGGAAATGAACATATCGACCTTCTTACCAACATTGCTCAGATTTGCATCGACGATGCTAAACTAAATAAGATGCTAAAAGCCCAGAGTACTAAAGAAATAATGGATGTAATCAGGACAATGGAGAAACAATAA
- a CDS encoding BglG family transcription antiterminator, with product MNLTLRQRNILQILIDEPSEVTLAHIAQKIKVSIRTVHRELVSLSRNLERDYGIRLQARPGLGLKLAGDAEGITRCRNDLQESVPSDTSPEERQRMLCLLLLESNEAIKLSALAEELYSSIQVIRRDLDTLQSWFSLYGFQLTLRKGMGLRLEGSENRKREALVMLLWDLFGESGLLALLRSEAALSRLCLEEAELLALRIIPLQYIRYAEHVLSGLSRELLPDMAPQDYLQLLLVLAVAAVRRKSGYMLPVVTQELKQVSDEEVCRIARAALTAMFSHFSIPVDDAEQEAIERFLRGAHQERLGKTLLADNLQVLPEITLLIQKCEETLGQGLSEDRILRDGLLAHWVPALYRLQHNLPIKNPLLHRIKEEYGSLFEILSHIVHELFPSLRVPDDEVGYLVLHFGAALSRRTQERRRYRALVVCSAGIGSANMLASRLREKIPEIELIVNVSWFDIQTMSLEGWDILISTIPLPIPQGSYVLVEPLLSDEGVKLIRNYLNAKDKIKQREHPEHSRTAPVVTPIPASCQADTVHLPKETIFDHIFVFTSCSYGKDWNEVLQQLIYACKGLGCINDEEAAFAALAQRSTDHGILLPDNRSLFLHARSTAVTRPCFTIHRLREPLVVDAVQWSSAPRTILLMLAPQNLNDRDLSLLNEISVSLLDTTILEYLEQETEQHIRSFYKRF from the coding sequence ATGAATCTGACTTTGAGACAACGGAATATTCTTCAGATTCTCATCGATGAACCGAGTGAGGTTACCCTAGCCCATATTGCCCAGAAGATTAAGGTGAGTATCCGTACGGTGCATCGTGAACTGGTGAGCTTGTCCAGAAATCTTGAGCGGGATTATGGTATACGACTTCAGGCACGGCCTGGGCTAGGACTTAAACTTGCAGGTGATGCTGAGGGTATAACCCGGTGCCGGAATGACTTACAGGAATCGGTGCCAAGCGATACAAGCCCGGAAGAACGACAGCGAATGCTGTGTCTCTTGCTTCTGGAATCGAATGAGGCGATAAAGCTCTCGGCTCTTGCAGAAGAGCTGTATAGTTCAATCCAAGTCATACGGCGGGATCTGGATACCCTGCAATCCTGGTTTTCCCTGTATGGTTTTCAGTTGACCCTGCGGAAGGGAATGGGACTCCGACTCGAGGGCAGTGAAAACCGGAAACGGGAAGCGCTGGTGATGCTGTTATGGGATCTGTTTGGTGAGAGTGGCCTCCTTGCTCTGCTTCGTTCTGAGGCAGCACTTTCCCGTCTCTGTCTGGAAGAAGCAGAACTATTGGCTCTGAGAATTATCCCCCTGCAGTATATTCGGTATGCGGAACATGTTCTTTCGGGGCTTTCCCGGGAATTATTGCCCGATATGGCTCCACAGGATTATTTGCAACTCCTCTTGGTACTTGCTGTGGCGGCTGTACGACGCAAATCTGGCTATATGCTTCCTGTTGTGACGCAAGAACTGAAGCAGGTGAGCGATGAAGAGGTCTGCCGTATTGCACGGGCAGCCCTGACTGCAATGTTTTCCCACTTTTCGATCCCTGTTGATGATGCAGAACAGGAAGCGATAGAACGGTTTCTTCGGGGCGCTCATCAGGAGCGGCTTGGCAAAACACTCCTTGCGGATAATCTGCAGGTGCTTCCGGAAATCACTCTCCTCATTCAGAAATGTGAAGAAACATTAGGGCAGGGACTCAGTGAAGATCGGATCCTGCGTGATGGATTATTGGCCCATTGGGTGCCCGCCCTGTATCGCTTACAACATAACCTACCAATTAAAAACCCCCTCTTGCATCGTATCAAAGAGGAATATGGGTCGTTATTTGAAATATTGTCTCATATTGTGCATGAATTGTTCCCCAGCCTCAGGGTGCCTGATGATGAGGTAGGTTACCTGGTACTCCATTTCGGTGCGGCCCTCTCGCGTAGAACCCAGGAGCGCAGACGATATCGAGCCCTGGTTGTGTGTTCTGCAGGTATCGGCAGTGCCAATATGCTCGCAAGCCGGTTGCGGGAGAAGATCCCGGAGATTGAGCTTATTGTGAATGTATCATGGTTTGATATTCAAACCATGTCTTTAGAAGGGTGGGATATTCTTATTTCAACCATCCCATTACCAATCCCGCAAGGGAGCTATGTATTAGTGGAACCCCTCTTATCTGATGAGGGCGTAAAGCTGATCAGAAACTACTTGAACGCAAAGGATAAGATCAAACAGAGGGAGCATCCGGAACATTCTCGAACAGCTCCAGTTGTGACACCCATTCCTGCATCTTGTCAGGCTGATACCGTTCATCTACCGAAAGAAACTATTTTTGATCATATTTTCGTATTTACATCCTGTTCCTATGGGAAGGATTGGAATGAAGTTTTACAACAACTTATATATGCATGCAAGGGTCTGGGTTGTATAAACGATGAGGAAGCGGCTTTTGCAGCACTGGCCCAGCGATCAACCGATCATGGGATTTTATTGCCCGATAACCGCTCTTTGTTTTTACATGCCCGCAGTACAGCCGTCACCAGGCCCTGTTTTACCATTCATCGACTTAGAGAACCCCTAGTTGTGGATGCTGTGCAGTGGTCATCTGCCCCGAGAACAATACTGTTGATGCTTGCACCACAGAACCTGAATGACCGGGATCTGTCCCTTCTAAATGAAATAAGTGTTTCACTTTTGGATACTACTATACTTGAGTATCTGGAACAGGAAACAGAACAACATATCAGGAGTTTTTATAAGCGCTTTTAA
- a CDS encoding PTS mannitol transporter subunit IICB, with protein MSDSVQKANQSGARMHIQRTGRFLSGMVMPNIGAFITWGLITALFIPTGWLPNESFAKLVGPMITYLLPLLIGYTGGKMVYDVRGGVIGAAAVMGIIVGSSIPMFLGAMIVGPIAAWCLKKVDAFFEGKIPVGFEMLVNNFSMGILGTILALIAYVVIAPAVMFISNVLAAGVRSIVSMNLLPLANIFIEPGKVLFLNNAINHGVLAPIGVQQATEAGKSIIFMLESNPGPGLGILVAYWLVGKGMAKESAPGAIIIHFLGGIHEIYFPYILMNPKLILAAIAGGMTGTFTFSVLGAGLVATPSPGSIFAYLAMTPKGGLFPMLTGVLLSSAASFAVAYLLLKFGKQNEAEDGLEQAAAQTAAFKGSKLKVDVIPQKKGVKKIVFACDAGMGSSAMGASILRSKIQKAGLQITVTNCAINDLPQDADIVITHEALTERARSILPGAVHISIDDFLKSPEYDVLVEKLKA; from the coding sequence ATGAGTGATTCTGTACAAAAAGCGAATCAATCCGGTGCCCGCATGCATATCCAGCGGACCGGGCGGTTTTTAAGCGGCATGGTGATGCCAAACATCGGGGCTTTTATTACCTGGGGACTTATTACTGCATTGTTTATTCCGACAGGCTGGCTACCTAATGAATCTTTTGCAAAGCTCGTAGGCCCCATGATTACCTATCTCCTGCCCCTCTTAATTGGATACACCGGCGGAAAAATGGTCTATGATGTTCGCGGTGGTGTAATTGGTGCTGCGGCGGTTATGGGTATCATTGTTGGTTCGAGTATACCCATGTTCCTTGGTGCAATGATTGTAGGTCCTATCGCCGCATGGTGCTTAAAAAAGGTAGATGCCTTCTTCGAAGGTAAGATACCTGTAGGCTTTGAGATGCTGGTGAACAATTTCTCCATGGGTATTTTGGGTACCATTCTTGCCCTTATCGCCTATGTAGTTATTGCTCCGGCGGTTATGTTTATCTCAAATGTTTTAGCTGCTGGTGTTCGGTCCATTGTTTCTATGAACCTGCTTCCCCTAGCAAATATTTTTATTGAACCTGGTAAAGTACTCTTCCTGAACAATGCAATTAATCATGGTGTTCTTGCTCCCATCGGTGTTCAGCAGGCAACTGAGGCGGGTAAATCCATCATCTTTATGCTGGAATCCAACCCTGGTCCTGGACTTGGAATCCTCGTCGCCTATTGGCTTGTTGGCAAGGGGATGGCTAAAGAATCTGCCCCCGGTGCAATTATTATTCATTTCCTGGGCGGCATTCATGAAATTTACTTCCCCTATATTTTAATGAATCCCAAACTCATACTTGCAGCAATTGCAGGTGGTATGACCGGTACCTTTACATTCTCGGTACTGGGGGCTGGCCTTGTCGCTACTCCTTCGCCTGGTTCCATTTTTGCCTATCTGGCTATGACTCCCAAGGGGGGACTGTTCCCGATGCTGACAGGGGTTCTGCTTTCATCTGCAGCATCCTTTGCAGTAGCCTATCTGCTCCTGAAGTTTGGTAAACAGAATGAAGCTGAGGATGGTTTGGAACAGGCTGCGGCCCAGACTGCTGCCTTCAAGGGCTCCAAGCTCAAGGTAGATGTTATTCCTCAGAAAAAGGGCGTAAAAAAGATCGTCTTCGCCTGTGATGCAGGTATGGGTTCCAGTGCTATGGGTGCATCGATACTTCGTTCCAAGATTCAGAAAGCAGGTCTACAGATAACTGTGACCAATTGTGCAATTAACGATCTGCCTCAAGATGCGGATATCGTCATTACCCATGAAGCTTTGACAGAACGGGCCCGTTCAATATTGCCAGGTGCTGTTCATATTTCCATCGATGACTTTTTAAAGAGTCCAGAATATGATGTGCTTGTAGAGAAGTTAAAGGCATAA
- a CDS encoding class I SAM-dependent methyltransferase yields MTAKISLRPEQLQSFLDSLDVAETLVYAVFSRLRDAYAPAEDSLFIRQAEGCQKLKLRPVALKGGIQLQAEFQFGPKTFHQQYPLASDAPPLAEGLRNFAEGTIFTSRADYQFHWTAAGLCQIAEKPPTKSRSSLSHNRQKAYLLSEGEAIPFLVELGVMDTNGRVSQKRYDKFRQINKYLEFAEDALRHFPKDKPLYIVDFGSGKAYLTFALYHYLIDRGYSQFQVTGLDLKDDVVAFCNDTARRLGYDRLHFEVGDIANFQIDEGSPASARRPDMIISLHACDIATDAALVKGLQWGCPVILAVPCCQHEFFHQLKAPAMDPIIRYGVTRDKQATLVTDASRALMLRAFGYAVEMVEFITMEHTPKNVLIRAYREGADRRELFINIKDSGYRAYREFLDLWGVGPTYLELELARAGLLKD; encoded by the coding sequence ATGACAGCCAAGATTTCGCTCCGTCCCGAACAACTGCAGAGTTTCCTCGATTCCCTTGATGTGGCAGAAACCCTGGTGTACGCCGTGTTCTCCCGGCTCCGGGATGCTTATGCCCCTGCAGAAGACAGCCTTTTTATCCGTCAGGCTGAGGGGTGCCAAAAATTAAAACTTAGGCCCGTCGCCCTTAAAGGCGGCATACAACTGCAGGCAGAGTTCCAATTCGGCCCCAAGACCTTTCATCAACAGTACCCCCTTGCTTCAGATGCACCGCCCCTCGCAGAAGGTCTTCGGAACTTTGCAGAGGGTACCATTTTTACAAGCCGCGCCGATTATCAATTCCATTGGACCGCCGCCGGCCTTTGTCAGATTGCGGAAAAGCCCCCCACCAAGTCCAGGTCTTCCCTTTCTCATAACCGCCAGAAGGCTTATCTCCTTTCGGAAGGAGAGGCAATTCCGTTCTTAGTCGAGCTTGGCGTCATGGATACCAACGGCCGGGTTTCTCAGAAACGGTACGATAAATTTCGGCAGATCAATAAATACCTGGAATTTGCAGAGGACGCGCTCCGGCATTTCCCCAAAGATAAGCCTTTGTATATAGTAGATTTTGGCAGTGGCAAGGCCTATCTTACCTTTGCGCTCTATCACTACCTGATAGACCGGGGGTACAGCCAATTTCAGGTCACCGGCCTGGACCTAAAGGATGATGTGGTTGCCTTTTGCAATGATACCGCCCGGCGTCTCGGCTACGACCGGCTCCATTTCGAAGTCGGGGATATCGCCAATTTTCAGATTGATGAAGGCTCGCCGGCTTCTGCTCGCCGGCCTGACATGATTATCAGCCTCCATGCCTGTGATATAGCCACCGATGCGGCCCTGGTTAAGGGCCTCCAATGGGGGTGCCCGGTCATTTTAGCCGTACCCTGCTGTCAGCATGAGTTCTTTCATCAACTTAAAGCGCCCGCTATGGACCCGATCATTCGCTACGGGGTAACCAGGGATAAGCAGGCAACCCTCGTTACCGATGCTTCCCGGGCTCTCATGCTCCGGGCTTTTGGATATGCGGTGGAAATGGTCGAGTTTATCACCATGGAACATACCCCGAAAAATGTGCTTATCCGGGCTTACCGGGAAGGTGCGGACAGGCGGGAGCTGTTCATCAATATAAAAGACTCCGGATACCGGGCCTACCGGGAATTTCTTGACCTCTGGGGCGTGGGCCCTACCTACCTGGAACTGGAACTGGCCCGTGCAGGCTTGCTTAAAGACTAA
- a CDS encoding phosphatase has protein sequence MNIHIDSHTHSVASGHAFSTVDDLARGAQRRGLKAFVLTDHGPAMPGTTHPYHFGNLRVLPKTIQGVRFFTGIEANIMNTAGEIDLEPYILARLDFVMAGFHEICFEDHGQEENTEALVNALRSPWVDAISHPGNPAFPIDMERVVATARDYGKALEINDSSFRIRKGSHPNCLRIAQLCIELGCPMVCGSDAHYWEDVGRFDEVQALLAEVKAPENLVLNSSLERFEAFSSTRRAARHAAYIEASQVHA, from the coding sequence ATGAACATACATATTGATTCCCATACCCATTCGGTGGCCTCTGGCCATGCCTTTTCTACCGTCGATGATCTTGCCCGGGGGGCTCAACGACGGGGACTCAAAGCCTTTGTATTAACTGATCATGGTCCGGCTATGCCCGGGACTACCCATCCCTATCATTTCGGAAACCTGCGTGTACTGCCTAAGACCATACAGGGGGTGCGGTTTTTCACCGGCATCGAGGCCAATATTATGAATACCGCCGGTGAGATTGACCTGGAACCCTATATTCTCGCCAGGCTCGATTTTGTTATGGCGGGTTTTCACGAAATCTGTTTTGAAGATCACGGCCAAGAGGAAAACACGGAAGCCCTGGTGAATGCCCTGCGCAGTCCCTGGGTAGATGCCATTTCCCACCCCGGGAACCCCGCCTTCCCCATCGATATGGAACGGGTGGTGGCCACAGCCCGGGATTATGGGAAAGCCCTGGAAATTAACGACAGCTCCTTCCGGATCCGCAAGGGCAGCCATCCCAATTGCCTCAGGATTGCACAACTCTGTATAGAACTGGGCTGTCCCATGGTCTGCGGCAGCGATGCCCATTACTGGGAAGATGTGGGCCGTTTCGATGAAGTGCAAGCCTTGCTCGCCGAAGTGAAGGCTCCTGAAAACCTGGTGCTGAACAGCAGCCTCGAGCGCTTCGAAGCCTTTTCCTCTACCCGAAGAGCCGCCCGGCATGCCGCCTATATCGAGGCCAGCCAGGTCCATGCTTAA
- a CDS encoding MATE family efflux transporter, whose translation MAPLDIMLIGELFRWSNAIMKAQKSINPGSVGLPVLVLPIFLESLFRMLVSSIDTFMLSSYAQEAVAGVGMVSQYMFFIQLLFTIVCTGSGIVLAQYLGAERKEESGLIAQAGAVMVLMLALLVTVLVLAGSWPLLSLYPLEPKVRTYAWQYFTIFGGFGSAFIAFNMFQGTVLRTYGYTRDAMYISIIANLINVVGNALALYGWFGLPVTGVAGVAVSSVVSQIAAVIMTRYRIKKHQNIVFRSEGWRTVPASIYRKILEIGVPSAGEALSYNVGQIVIMAMVTTLGTYAMSAQVYAQTLVRFVFVAAMSIGNGAQIKTGYFVGAKQPEAAYKRVYLYQIAGTLISVSLVLLLNIFKRPLIGIFTHVKEIAVVTYNMLFVSFYVETGRSINLITIPALKGAGDVQFPVMVGIVSMWGLGVLGAWLLGLHFGLGMVGIWLAVGTDETIRGIIMLFRWKSKRWMTKAIV comes from the coding sequence ATGGCTCCGCTGGACATTATGCTCATCGGAGAGCTGTTCCGCTGGAGTAATGCAATAATGAAAGCTCAAAAATCAATTAACCCTGGGTCGGTGGGGTTACCAGTACTGGTACTGCCCATATTTCTCGAATCCCTTTTCAGAATGCTGGTATCATCCATCGATACCTTCATGCTCAGTTCCTATGCCCAAGAGGCTGTAGCGGGCGTTGGTATGGTGTCCCAATACATGTTTTTTATCCAACTCCTGTTTACCATCGTGTGTACCGGATCGGGTATTGTACTGGCCCAGTATCTGGGTGCGGAGCGGAAGGAGGAATCGGGGCTGATCGCCCAAGCTGGTGCGGTTATGGTACTGATGCTGGCCCTCTTGGTTACGGTTCTGGTTCTTGCGGGGTCCTGGCCCCTGCTTTCTCTGTATCCTCTGGAACCAAAGGTTCGAACCTATGCGTGGCAGTATTTTACTATCTTTGGTGGTTTTGGTTCGGCTTTTATTGCCTTTAACATGTTTCAGGGAACGGTGCTCCGGACTTATGGTTATACCCGGGATGCCATGTATATTTCGATTATTGCGAATCTGATTAATGTTGTAGGAAATGCACTGGCCCTCTACGGATGGTTTGGATTGCCGGTAACCGGGGTTGCCGGGGTTGCTGTGTCGTCGGTAGTTTCCCAGATTGCGGCGGTCATCATGACCCGCTACAGGATTAAGAAACATCAAAATATTGTTTTCCGGTCAGAAGGCTGGCGTACTGTTCCTGCATCAATTTATAGAAAGATTCTGGAAATCGGTGTTCCCTCTGCGGGTGAAGCCCTCTCCTATAACGTAGGCCAGATTGTCATTATGGCTATGGTGACTACCCTGGGGACCTATGCCATGTCTGCTCAGGTCTATGCCCAGACGCTGGTTCGTTTTGTGTTTGTTGCTGCCATGTCCATTGGTAACGGAGCTCAGATAAAAACCGGTTATTTTGTCGGGGCGAAACAGCCTGAAGCGGCCTATAAGCGGGTGTACCTCTACCAGATTGCGGGAACCCTCATCTCGGTAAGCCTTGTGCTCCTTCTTAATATATTCAAGCGGCCTCTCATTGGTATTTTTACCCACGTCAAGGAAATAGCTGTAGTTACCTACAATATGCTCTTTGTTTCCTTTTATGTGGAAACGGGCCGGTCTATTAACCTGATTACCATACCGGCTTTGAAGGGGGCAGGGGATGTTCAGTTTCCCGTTATGGTGGGTATCGTATCGATGTGGGGGCTTGGGGTTTTGGGTGCATGGCTTTTGGGGCTCCACTTCGGGCTTGGCATGGTTGGCATCTGGCTTGCTGTGGGCACCGACGAAACAATACGGGGTATCATCATGCTGTTCCGCTGGAAGAGCAAACGTTGGATGACCAAGGCAATTGTGTAG
- a CDS encoding carbohydrate kinase family protein — MIICCGEALIDMVPYTTSDDIDTYRPLPGGSPYNTAIAIGRLGAPVSFMGRLSSDFFGTMLVDRLRANNVETNLIVRSTQNSTLAFVKIEAGKEPQYAFYTEGTADRSFSVEDLPKTLPQDLHGILFGSISMTMEPVASTIETFIQSQSRRNDASAPVISLDPNVRPVMIHDRARYVQRLESWIASATIVKISGADLEYVYPSLSREAALEKVLSLGPTLVVTTLGADGALAIGRRSDGSRFSATAPVVPVKVADTIGAGDTFHGALLSWLELKGKLNRLALSKISEADLHEALFFANKAASLVCTKHGAEPPTMAEMEALQT; from the coding sequence ATGATTATATGCTGCGGTGAAGCCCTTATCGATATGGTTCCCTATACAACGTCCGATGACATTGATACCTATCGTCCCCTGCCTGGTGGCAGTCCCTATAACACTGCTATTGCCATAGGCCGGCTGGGCGCTCCGGTCAGTTTTATGGGCCGCCTTTCATCCGACTTTTTTGGAACCATGCTCGTAGATCGGCTTCGAGCAAACAACGTAGAGACCAATCTCATCGTCCGGTCAACTCAAAACAGCACCCTGGCTTTCGTAAAAATAGAAGCAGGGAAAGAACCCCAATACGCCTTTTACACCGAAGGAACCGCTGACCGGTCATTCTCGGTAGAAGATCTGCCAAAAACCTTACCACAGGACCTGCATGGAATTCTTTTTGGGTCCATATCGATGACCATGGAGCCCGTGGCGAGCACCATAGAAACCTTTATACAATCCCAGAGCAGGCGGAATGATGCCTCTGCACCGGTCATCTCGCTGGATCCTAACGTCCGTCCTGTAATGATCCATGATCGGGCTCGGTATGTGCAACGTCTTGAATCATGGATAGCCTCTGCCACCATCGTTAAAATTTCCGGCGCCGATTTGGAATATGTCTACCCATCCCTGTCGCGGGAAGCGGCGCTTGAAAAGGTTCTATCCTTAGGTCCCACCCTGGTGGTGACCACCCTCGGCGCCGATGGTGCCCTCGCCATCGGCCGCCGTAGTGACGGCAGCCGCTTCAGTGCCACCGCACCAGTAGTTCCGGTTAAAGTTGCCGACACCATCGGCGCCGGCGACACCTTTCACGGAGCCTTATTATCATGGCTGGAACTCAAGGGCAAACTGAACCGGCTCGCCCTGTCAAAGATTTCAGAAGCAGACCTGCATGAAGCCCTCTTTTTTGCGAATAAGGCAGCTTCTTTGGTCTGTACTAAACATGGCGCAGAGCCTCCCACCATGGCAGAAATGGAAGCGTTGCAGACCTAA